One segment of Takifugu rubripes chromosome 5, fTakRub1.2, whole genome shotgun sequence DNA contains the following:
- the aimp2 gene encoding aminoacyl tRNA synthase complex-interacting multifunctional protein 2 isoform X2 produces MPMYQNGEVDPSVKALEARQDEIMRKLYELKATVDGLAKTVTTPDADLDLTVGSSLSSQSFSSAALKSPTDLDAVLGKDLGALRDIVVNANPAHPPLSLLVLHGLLCQHYRVLSSVHVHSSVASVPPQLMSCLGPRHPDSYARHMFQLGFTLIWKNVPKVQMKFSIQNMCPIEGEANIARFLYKLLVPYPSDPAVATLVDSWVDTAFFQLAEGSTKERSAVLRALNSALARSPWVAGSEYSLADMACYCCVMRSGSASAAPANVLRWIKSCENLGHFKPAEMLQ; encoded by the exons ATGCCCATGTACCAG AATGGGGAGGTGGACCCATCAGTTAAAGCCCTGGAGGCTCGACAGGATGAGATTATGAGAAAACTCTATGAGCTGAAAGCGACAGTAGACGGCCTGGCCAAAACAGTGACCACTCCAGACGCCGACCTGGATCTGACCGTTGGCAGCAGCCTCTCGTCCCAAAGCTTCAGCTCCGCGGCGTTAAAAAGTCCCACAGACTTGGACGCGGTGCTCGGAAAG GACTTGGGCGCCCTCCGTGACATTGTAGTGAATGCCAACCCCGCACACCCCCCCCTGTCCCTGCTTGTGCTGCACGGCCTTCTGTGTCAGCACTACCGGGTGCTCTCCTCTGTCCACGTCCATTCTTCTGTCGCCAGCGTCCCTCCACAGCTCATGTCCTGCCTTGGCCCACGCCATCCTGACAGCTATGCACGCCACATGTTCCAACTGGGCTTTACCCTCATTTGGAAAAATG TCCCTAAAGTACAGATGAAGTTCAGCATCCAGAATATGTGTCCCATTGAGGGTGAGGCCAACATAGCACGTTTCCTCTACAAACTCCTGGTGCCGTACCCCAGCGATCCTGCTGTTGCCACGTTGGTGGACAGCTGGGTGGACACGGCTTTCTTCCAGCTGGCAGAGGGCAGCACCAAGGAGAGGTCGGCTGTCCTGCGGGCCCTCAACTCGGCTCTGGCCCGCAGTCCCTGGGTGGCTGGGTCAGAGTACTCCCTGGCCGACATGGCGTGTTACTGCTGCGTGATGCGGAGCGGCTCGGCTTCCGCTGCTCCCGCCAACGTCCTGCGCTGGATCAAGTCCTGCGAGAACCTAGGCCACTTCAAACCAGCCGAGATGCTGCAGTGA
- the aimp2 gene encoding aminoacyl tRNA synthase complex-interacting multifunctional protein 2 isoform X1 translates to MPMYQVKPIVDRHIAIDLPTCMYSYQIHAQHGDSCTAEHALQNGEVDPSVKALEARQDEIMRKLYELKATVDGLAKTVTTPDADLDLTVGSSLSSQSFSSAALKSPTDLDAVLGKDLGALRDIVVNANPAHPPLSLLVLHGLLCQHYRVLSSVHVHSSVASVPPQLMSCLGPRHPDSYARHMFQLGFTLIWKNVPKVQMKFSIQNMCPIEGEANIARFLYKLLVPYPSDPAVATLVDSWVDTAFFQLAEGSTKERSAVLRALNSALARSPWVAGSEYSLADMACYCCVMRSGSASAAPANVLRWIKSCENLGHFKPAEMLQ, encoded by the exons ATGCCCATGTACCAGGTAAAGCCCATCGTTGACCGTCATATTGCGATTGACTTGCCAACCTGCATGTACAGTTACCAAATCCACGCGCAGCATGGGGACAGTTGCACCGCTGAACACGCGCTTCAG AATGGGGAGGTGGACCCATCAGTTAAAGCCCTGGAGGCTCGACAGGATGAGATTATGAGAAAACTCTATGAGCTGAAAGCGACAGTAGACGGCCTGGCCAAAACAGTGACCACTCCAGACGCCGACCTGGATCTGACCGTTGGCAGCAGCCTCTCGTCCCAAAGCTTCAGCTCCGCGGCGTTAAAAAGTCCCACAGACTTGGACGCGGTGCTCGGAAAG GACTTGGGCGCCCTCCGTGACATTGTAGTGAATGCCAACCCCGCACACCCCCCCCTGTCCCTGCTTGTGCTGCACGGCCTTCTGTGTCAGCACTACCGGGTGCTCTCCTCTGTCCACGTCCATTCTTCTGTCGCCAGCGTCCCTCCACAGCTCATGTCCTGCCTTGGCCCACGCCATCCTGACAGCTATGCACGCCACATGTTCCAACTGGGCTTTACCCTCATTTGGAAAAATG TCCCTAAAGTACAGATGAAGTTCAGCATCCAGAATATGTGTCCCATTGAGGGTGAGGCCAACATAGCACGTTTCCTCTACAAACTCCTGGTGCCGTACCCCAGCGATCCTGCTGTTGCCACGTTGGTGGACAGCTGGGTGGACACGGCTTTCTTCCAGCTGGCAGAGGGCAGCACCAAGGAGAGGTCGGCTGTCCTGCGGGCCCTCAACTCGGCTCTGGCCCGCAGTCCCTGGGTGGCTGGGTCAGAGTACTCCCTGGCCGACATGGCGTGTTACTGCTGCGTGATGCGGAGCGGCTCGGCTTCCGCTGCTCCCGCCAACGTCCTGCGCTGGATCAAGTCCTGCGAGAACCTAGGCCACTTCAAACCAGCCGAGATGCTGCAGTGA
- the pvalb8 gene encoding parvalbumin 8: MSLSSILPGDAIESAIKACQAPDSFCPKKFFQMCGLSKKSPQDIKKVFAILDNDGSGYIEEEELKFFLQRFCTGARVLTDKETKGFMTLADDDSDGRIGADEFQAMVSS, encoded by the exons atgtcTCTGTCATCCATCCTCCCCGGCGACGCCATCGAAAGCGCCATCAAGGCCTGCCAAG CACCAGACAGCTTCTGCCCCAAGAAGTTCTTCCAAATGTGTGGCCTCTCCAAGAAGAGCCCCCAAGATATCAAGAAGGTCTTCGCCATCCTGGACAATGATGGCAGCGGCTACATTGAGGAAGAAGAGCTCAA ATTTTTCCTCCAGAGGTTTTGTACTGGTGCTCGCGTCCTGACAGACAAGGAGACCAAGGGCTTCATGACCCTCGCCGACGACGACAGCGATGGGCGAATTGGAGCAGATG AGTTCCAGGCCATGGTTTCATCCTAA
- the LOC101079133 gene encoding parvalbumin beta-like, translating into MKLKIDRCLARFLPPPHTPHLDWVSVILTLQPAARTYKRSAGAAGKSLQSTRVLSVSSVPNKAKAPKIKMAFSGTLKDADVTAALEACKADGTFEYKKFFATCGLASKSGEELKKAFEIIDQDKSGFIEEEELKLFLQNFKAGARALTDAETSAFLKAGDTDGDGKIGAQEFSDMVKA; encoded by the exons ATGAAACTAAAAATAGACCGCTGCCTGGCCCGATTTTtgccccctccacacacaccccacctcGACTGGGTGTCGGTTATCTTAACCCTACAGCCGGCAGCGCGGACCTATAAAAGGTCAGCGGGAGCAGCGGGCAAATCACTGCAGTCGACCAGAGTCTTGTCAGTTTCATCCGTGCCCAACAAAGCAAAGGCTCCTAAG ATCAAAATGGCTTTCTCAGGTACCCTGAAGGATGCTGACGTCACTGCAGCCCTGGAAGCGTGCAAAG CCGATGGCACGTTCGAATACAAGAAGTTCTTCGCCACCTGCGGGCTGGCCAGTAAGTCCggggaagagctgaagaaggcCTTCGAAATCATCGACCAGGACAAGAGCGGGTTcatcgaggaggaggagctgaa gCTTTTCCTGCAGAATTTCAAGGCCGGTGCCCGCGCGCTGACCGACGCCGAGACCTCCGCTTTCTTGAAGGCCGGTGACACCGACGGCGACGGCAAGATCGGCGCTCAGG AGTTTTCAGACATGGTTAAGGCATAA